GGCCAAGGGTCAGTGCTGCACACGAAGCAATCTCAAGCGGAAGGTTCGTCGCTAAGACAATAACCGCAATAAGCGTTGCGACGACCCACCCCAGCAAATACGTCCCGTGCTGCTCGCGGGCGAGTGCTGCAGCACTAGTAATCATTAAGGATGCGGTACATGTTGCACCAATTGTTAATGCACCGAGTAACCAGGCTGGGATGGCGTAGGCGGATCCTAAGATCGTGACCATGAGCCATGGTCCCAACGCGTATGCGGTTATCGAGCCGAGGATTCCGCATACCCACACGATTAATAGTGGCGTGCGAACCGGGGATCCGTGAACGAAGCGCACAATGAGCGTCGATTGGAATTGTTGTAAAGGAACAAGTAGCGGTGCGCGGGTGAGCGTGACCGCATAGATGATTGCTGCTGCTGGTACTGTGCTTGGTTCGGAGTGTACGAATTTGACGATTGTCGGAAAGCCTACGATAAGAACTGCGGTTGCCCCGCTAGCTGCCATAGATGTCAGTGCGCGGCGGACAAAACGGCGGGTGTCGATATCCGCATAAACGTCTATTCCTGGTCGAGTAGCCAAAATAATGACCCAACTTACTGCGCCCATAACGGTAATCACCATAAACGCCAGTAGTTGCCATCCGAGCAGCCAGGCGATTATAGCAAGCACCATGCGTGAACCAGTGTCAAGGGTGATCAGCAAGGCGTAGCGACTCCACAGTTTCTTACCGGAAAGGATACCGCCTACTACCGCCTGAATTGTGTAACTGCCTAGACCTAACGAAAGCAGGAATATGCCGGGTAGTCGATGCTCGCTAATAATTTGCGGTGCCCACCACCAACCTGTTGTTGCCATCACCACCGCAATGGCAAGTGCGATCCATATTCCGACGACCATTGGCCGCGCCCGGTTTTCTACTTGACTAGGCGTTGCGACGGTGCGGGTAGTTTCTTGCATCAGTCCGGTTAATACACCGGTGCCAGCAAAGAATAAACCCCAGTAGGCGGTAAATTCTTCGGCTTTGGCGGTGTTATCGCCAAACGCCCAGGCAGCAACAATGATCACAACGAAGCCGGAGATCCCCGCAATGATGGTGGCTAAAGTCATATATCTCATTGCAGATCCAGCCTTTGTAATATGTGTATTTCTATCCGCGCTGCCGTTTTCACAGACAGCAACTTTACTCCAGCATTGTGTTAAGCCAGCCGTAGACGAGAGCATTCATGAACGCTATTTGTTCATTATTCGCCGCACCTGCGTGTCCACCTTCAGTATTCTCGTAATAATCAACACGCTTACCTGCTTCTTGCAATGCTTGTGCAAAGAGTCGCGCATGTGCCGGGTGAACACGATCATCGCGAGTTGATGTAGTAATGAGCGCAGGTGGATATGGTCGATCAGAAATATTATGCAGTGGTGAATAGCTACGCAGCGTTTCTTTTTCCGCACCCTCGGGATCGCCATACTCCGCCATCCATGACGCGCCGGCTAACAAGGTGTGGTACCGCATCATATCGGTCAACGGAACCTGAATAACTGCTGCGCCAAATGCTTCCGGATAACGAGTCAATGCTACAGCCGTTAGCAATCCACCGTTAGAACCACCGCGTATGGCAATTTGCTCCGGAGTACTGAAACCGCGCTCGACGAGATCACAAATGACCGCATAGTGGTCTTCGTAGCAGACCACGCGGTTATTTTTTATTGCTTGTTCATGCCACGAGGGGCCGAATTCGCCACCGCCACGCAAATTTGCTTGCACATAGTAGTTGCCAGCTTCAAGCCATGGCCCAAGCAAACCACTGTATTGCGGTACTAGTGAGATCTCGAAGCCTCCGTATGCGTAAACGAGAGCTTTATGCGGTCCGTCGAAACGCCCAGTGATGAAATAAGGAATGCGGGTGCCATCGGCAGAGCGTGCCCAATACTGGCGGGTTTCGAGACCATTGGTGCGAAAGAGTTGTGGTGCGCTAGCTACGATTTCGCCGTTGCGATATAGGGTTTCGGGTTGGGTGAAGGAACTTGTTGCAATAAAGACTTCTTCGCTGAAGCGATCGGTGGCAACTACTCGTGCAGTAACCAGTGGAGGTAGTTCGATGGGGCAGGGGGTAAAAGTTTCTAGATCGTAGGCAATGATGTGGCTGGAGACATTATCAAGAATGGTTACCAAGACCCGGCTATTGGTGAAATCTAGGGTTTGTACGCTGCTTGTGGGTGTGGGGGTAAAAAGAACATGCACAGTGCGGTTTCCGGCTAAAAACTCATCGAAATTGCATACACCAATACCTCCGGCGGGGATACCGAGAAATTCGCTGCGGGGTAATAAAAATAGCCAGTGACGAAAAACTGAGATAGAACAATCTTGAGCTACTTCGATGATTTGTAAACCCTGCGGGGTGTGTAGGAAAGTACGTTGCGAATAAAAGTCGATTTGTCGGTGGGCGAATAACCGCTGAAAACCGGGGTCAGTATCCGCCCATGCGCTAATCATGAGATCGTCGGCATGCCCAGAGAAAAACTCTTCACTGTCAGCTAATTTTTGCCCGCGCCGCCACAAATGACTGCGTGCCGGATAGCCTGAATTGGTCAAACTGCCTTGACCAAAATCAGTAGAGATTAGCACCGTGTCAGCATCGATCCAACTAATTTCGCTTTTTGCTTCCGGCACATAAAAATCATCAGTAAAAATCCGTGCCTCAATATCAAACTCACGGATTACCACTGCATCACTACCACCGCGGGATAACCGCACTAATGCGAGATCGGCTTCCGGAAAGCGAACGTGTGCTCCCTTCCACACCCAGTTCTCGCCTTCTTCCTTGGCAAGCTTATCGACGTCGATAAGCACCTCCCAGGTACACATATCGGTTGTTCTTCGCCAGAGACCGCGTGGGTTTTTCGCATCGCACCAGAAGTTATACAACCATTTTCCGCGCCGGGTGACATATGTAATGCGGTCATCGCGGTTGAGTTGGTCAAGGAAGCGTTGTTGAAGGGTAGGGTCGCAAAATTGTTGGGTTTTTTGTGACCATTTTTTAGCCCATTGGCAAGCGGCGGGGTCGTCGATACGCAAAAGATCCATGAATGTAAGCATAGAGACGATAACCGCATTGAAGTTGTTTTAAGAAGTCTGCGTGTGATCGTGGTTAAGAAAAAAGTACGTCGCAGTGGTTGTTTGCGACGTACTGTTGTTGTTCCACAATCGCATTCAAAACCGCATAAGGGTTAGTGACTATGAAAGACAGTAAACCGTGAATGCGTACAAGCGTGGTCAGATTTGGTGGCTGAGTTTTAGATTAGATTCCCCAGGCGCGGGCGAAGGTTTCCCAGGAGCCGCGTAGGTCGTCTTGCCAGTAGCCCCAGGAGTGGGTGCCAGTGTTGCGCAAGTTGAAATCGGCAGGGATACCAAGGCTATCGAGCTTGGTCTTAAGCTGGTGGGTGCAGGCATTGGTGACTGCTTCAATGGCGCCACCCTCAATGATGGTTGCTGCACTAGTTGCGGAAGCAGTAGCTGGGTCGAGCTTTTGCAGACGTGGTGAAAGTCCTGGTAGATCCCAAGTTCCGGCTAGGCCAGTGGCGTTGGAAACATAAACGGCGGTGCCGCGTAGTTTTTCTGCGTTGGTCAGTGCGTCGTTATAGATCCATGCTTCGGAGCCAATTGGTCCCCACATTTGCTCTGGGGTGGCTTTACCCCGATCAAGGGTGAGTTTGATGGAAAGAACACCTAGTGGGCTTGAGCTTCCTGGGCAGCCAGAGAAGGAACCGACGGCGTCGTAAAAGCCTGGGTTGTGCTGTGCATAGAGCAAACTGGTGGTAGCAGACATGGACATACCAGTGATAGCGCGCTGGTTATTTGCTTTGAGCATTGGTTCGATGGTTGCTGGAAGCTCTTTGGTGAGGAAGGTCTCCCACATTTGGCGGCCGCCGAGGTGCTCGTTTTCGGATGCCCAGTCGGTGTAGTAAGAGAATTTTCCAGACATAGGGATGATGACGTTAACGTCTTTTTCTTTGTAGAAGTCGATAACGTCGGTTTGCATGACCCAGTTAGCGCGTCCTTCGCCACCGTCGCCACCGTTGAGTAGATAAATGGTGGGTCGATTTTCGTGAGCAGCTTTGATGACCACCAAAGGTATCTCGCGATTATTCATTGAGGGGGAGGTTGCCCACATCTCAACAACACGCTCATTGTCAATTTTGTCGCGCCATGCTGGGGACACAGACTCATTGGTGTATTGCTTCACAGTTGCCTTATCAGCGCTGGCCAGCTGTTGCGGTGTTAGTTCTGCGGCACCGGCAGGAGTGCTGATAAGGAGTGAGACGGCGGCAATAGTTGCTGCTACAGTACGAAGTTTCATGCAGAGATTCCTCTTCTTTGAGCTTTCTTTTAAGCTTTGCGACGCTTATTTGGATCAGAAATCCGTGGACATGTAAAGGTCATATCGCCGCTAACGATACTTTTTAAAGGTACGCGGGCGTAAACGGTGTTGCAAGCGTAATAGTAATGAATAAGATAAATGTCGGTGGTTGGAAAATTACATAAGCAAAGATTTGTTTATGCCCGGCCGTCAGATACATTTTTACCTACGCCGTATACGTGGCCGGATATATAAGGACTTTTATTATGGAACAGATCCTCGTTTTTATTAACACTATTCTTGGCAGCCTTATCCATATTGGCTCTTCCGGCTCTTCGCATTTGGGTTTGCTGCTTAACCTTTTCTAAATAAAGAATCTGTTTGAATATGAACAGGTAGTGATCGAAATTGATCACAGTTTGATGCTTGTTTGAGCATGTGCGCCCGCGATGCGGGCTTTTTCTTTACTTGTGATGGGGAACTTTTACCCCCTGAAAGGAAGAATTCAGTAACAAATATGTTGAATTTTCCGTATTCTAGAGTTCGTGACTGAACATTATGACGTAGTAGTACTTGGTGCGGGCCCTGGTGGCTACGTATCTGCAATCCGCGCGGCGCAGCTTGGTAAGAAGGTAGCTGTCGTCGAAAAGCAGTACTGGGGCGGTGTCTGCCTTAACGTGGGCTGTATTCCGTCGAAAGCACTGCTTAAGAATGCTGAAGTGGCGCATATCTTTAACCATGAGAAGAAGACTTTCGGAATTTCTGGCGATGTCTCCTTCGATTTTGGGGCAGCACATGCACGTTCGCGCAAGGTCTCTGAAGGTATTGTTAAAGGCGTTCACTACCTGATGAAGAAGAACAAGATCACCGAGATCGATGGTCTAGGTTCGTTCAAGGATGCGCACACTCTCGAAATTACTGAGGGCAGTGACGCCGGCAAGACAATTACTTTTGATAATTGCATTATTGCTACCGGATCGGTTGTTCGTTCTCTGCCAGGGGTTGAGATCGGTGGAAATATTGTTTCCTTCGAAGAGCAGATTCTTAAATCTGAAGCCCCGAAGTCTATGGTGATTGTTGGTGCTGGTGCTATTGGTATGGAATTTGCCTATGTGTTGGCGAATTATGGCGTAGACATCACCATCGTAGAGTTTATGGATCGCGTGCTACCTAATGAGGATAAGGACGTTTCCAAGGAAATTGCTAAACAGTATAAGAAGCTGGGGGTCAAGCTTCTTACTGGGCATAAGACCACCGCTATTCGCGATAATGGAACTGGTGTGGAGGTTGATGTCGAATCCAAAGATGGCAGCAAGTCTGAAACTATTTCCGCTGATCGCGTTATGGTTTCCATTGGTTTCGCACCGCGTGTCGACGGCTATGGCCTGGAAAATACTGGTGTGAAGCTTACCGAGCGTGGCGCAATCGATATTGACGAGGAAATGCGCACCAACGTGCCACATATTTTCGCTATCGGTGACGTTACTGCGAAGCTGCAGCTTGCCCATGTTGCTGAGGCACAAGGTGTTGTCGCTGCCGAGGTTATTGCCGGTGTCGAAACCCAGCTACTGGGCGACTATATGAATATGCCGCGGGCAACCTTCTGTAATCCACAGGTTGCTTCTTTCGGTTATACCGAGGAGCAGGCTAAGGAAAAGTTTGCTGATCGCGAGATCAAGGTAGCTACTTTCCCATTCTCTGCTAACGGTAAGGCGCAGGGTCTTGCGGAGGCGGTAGGTTTCGTAAAGATTATTGCCGATGGTGAATTCGGTGAGATTATTGGTGCCCACATGGTTGGTCCAAGCGTTTCTGAGTTGCTACCAGAACTTACTTTGGCGCAGCGCTTTGATCTTACTGCTGAAGAAATCGGTCGCAATGTGCATACTCACCCAACCTTGTCAGAAGCTATGAAAGAAGCTGCTGAGGGAATTATGGGACACATGATTAACCTGTAGGTGCTGATCAACCTGTAACTACAGTAAATAAAAGGGAGCCTTCGGGCTCCTTTTTTGGTTGCCTGCTTCAGCTGTGGCTAGTGGGGCAGGTGGTATCAGCTGTGCGTCAGTATTTTGGTTGAGTCCAAAAAGGGGGTAGCCCAGTTTTGATGTTGGAAAGTGTGGTATTTCGATACTGGTAAAAATGTCACTTTGCGCTTCATTAAAAGCGCAGCTAGCGCCCGGCATCGGAAAGCTATTGAGAAACCGAAACAGTTAAGGCTTGCCTAAACAGCAGGTCGTAGGTGGTTTTTATCCATATGAGGTAAGTCACTACAGGGGTCGTCAAGTGGTTTAACACTGAGTAAACCTAATAAAGTAAAGACGACACTGGAGGTGCCATGACTGTAAATAACATTGATCGTGACGCAATTGCGCACGGAAAAATCACTGAAAAGCCGCTACGTGAGCGGCCAAAGTTGCCGACGTGGGCACTAAAGCTAGGGATGGCCGTTACTGGTCTTATTTTCGCTGCTTTTGTGGTTTTCCATATGGTCGGAAATCTTAAAGTTTTCTTGCCTCATTATGAGGATGGAACTCATCCTATTGATATCTATGGCGAGTGGCTGCGTAATCTTTTGTACCCGCTCTTGCCCCATGAAACATTCCTATGGATCTTCCGCCTCACCCTGCTAGCAGCTATTATCCTGCACATTTATGGTGCATTTGCCTTGACTGCTCGCTCGCACAAGTCGCGCGGAAAGTTCCGCCGCACCAATATGACTGGCGGATTTAACACCTTCGCAACCTCGACGATGCTTGTTACCGGCATTATCTTGCTTGCGTTTATTATCTTCCACATCCTTGATCTCACTGCGGGTGTGGCACCTGCGGCTACCGATGTTTTTGAACACGGTGAGATCTACGCCAACATGGTGGCAAGCTTTAGCCGTTGGCCAGTAACCATTTTCTACATCATTGCCATGGTGGTGCTGTTCTTGCACCTAAGCCACGGTATTTGGTTGGCAATCTCGGATCTCGGTATTACTGGTAAGCGTTGGCGAGCTGTTTTGCTGGCGTGCGCATATATCGTTCCGGCCATCGTTATGATTGGCAACATTTCCATCCCACTATCCATCGCCCTTGGCTGGGTTGGCTAGTAGGCGACGAAGAAGGTTAATTTTATGAGCACTTACTCTGACACCGCTCGCCCTGCGTTCAACCACCCAGAATCCATCGTTCCTGGCGTTCGTCCTGGTACGGTTTTGGACTCGCACGAGCCGCACGGCGTTCCTAAAAAAGAAATGTGGGAGTACCAAAAAAACCACATGGAATTGGTCTCCCCGCTTAACCGTCGTAAATTCCACATTCTTGTGGTTGGTACCGGTCTTTCCGGCGGTGGCGCAGCAGCCGCTCTTGGCGAGCTCGGCTACAACGTCAAGGTATTTACCTATCATGACGCCCCTCGTCGTGCGCACTCTATTGCCGCACAGGGTGGCGTGAACTCCGCTCGTGGTAAGAAGGTTGACAACGACGGCGCATATCGCCACGTCAAAGACACCATTAAAGGTGGCGACTACCGTGGTCGTGAATCGGACTGCTGGCGCTTGGCGTATGAGTCCGTTCGCGTGATCGACCACATGAATGCTATCGGTGCACCTTTTGCTCGCGAATACGGTGGGGCCTTGGCTACTCGTTCCTTCGGTGGTGTGCAGGTTTCTCGTACCTATTACACTCGTGGTCAAACCGGCCAGCAGTTGCAGCTGTCTACCGCCAGCGCATTGCAGCGTCAGATTCACTTGGGCACTGTGGAGATTTTTACCCACAACGATATGCACGACCTCATCATTACTGAGAAGGATGGGCAGAAGCGTTGCGAGGGCTTGATCATGCGTAACATGATCAGCGGTGAATTGGTTGCTCACACCGGTCATGCTGTTATCTTGGCTACCGGCGGTTATGGCAACGTTTTCCACATGTCAACCCTGGCAAAGAACTCCAATGCGGGCGCGATTATGCGCGCCTATGAGCATGGTGCTTACTTTGCGTCGCCATCGTTTATTCAGTTCCACCCAACCGGTTTGCCGGTGAACTCCGAATGGCAGGCAAAGACCATTCTTATGTCTGAGTCTTTGCGTAACGACGGACGTGTGTGGTCACCTATCGTTGCTGGCGATGACCGCGATCCGAACACTATCCCTGAAGAAGAGCGTGATTACTTCCTGGAGCGCCGGTACCCTGCCTTCGGTAACCTGGTGCCTCGCGACGTGGCTTCGCGTGCAATTTCTCAGCAGATCAATAAGGGCCTAGGTGTGGGGCCACTGCACAATGCTGCTTACCTAGACTTCCGTGACTCCATCGAGCGCCTTGGCCAGAGCACCATTCGTGAGCGTTACTCCAACCTCTTCCAAATGTATGAAGAGGCTATTGGCGAAAACCCATATACGGTGCCAATGCGTATCGCCCCAACATGCCACTTCACTATGGGTGGCCTGTGGACCGACTTTAATGAAATGACCTCTATCCCAGGTCTTTTCGCTGCTGGTGAGTGCTCTTGGACTTACCACGGTGCAAACCGTCTGGGCGCAAACTCCCTGCTTTCGGCATCGGTTGATGGTTGGTTCACCCTGCCATTTAGCGTGCCAAACTTCCTAGCCGGACACCTAGGTGAAGAGCGTCTTTCTGACGACGCTCCAGAGGTTAAGGCTGCTCTTGCCCGTGCCCAAGCACGTATTGATCGTTTGATGAATATCAAGGGCGATAATCCACACGGACCTGAGTACTATCACCGCCAGCTCGGTGAAATCCTGTACTTCTCTTGTGGTGTGGCTCGCAATATTGAGGACCTTAAGTCCGGCATCGAGAAGATTCGTGCTCTACGCAAGGACTTCTGGGCAAATATGCGCATGGTTGGCCGTACCGACGAGATGAACCAAGTTCTGGAATACGCAATGCGCGTAGCCGACTACATTGACCTTGGCGAGCTGATGTGCGTGGACGCACTTGACCGCGATGAGTCCTGTGGTGCTCACTTCCGTGACGATCACCTCTCCGAAGAAGGCGAGGCAGAGCGTGACGACGAAAACTGGTGCTTCGTTTCCGCATGGGAGCCAGGCAAAGCTGAAGGCGAGTTCATCCGCCACGCAGAGCCGCTCACCTTCGAATCGATCCCGCTGATGACAAGGAACTACAAGTAATGAAACTCCATCTTGAAATCTGGCGTCAGGCTGGGCCAAACGACGAAGGTCACTTTGAGTCTGTCACGGTCGAAGACGCCGTAGCACAAATGTCTATTCTGGAGTTACTGGATCACGTTAACTCCGGTCTGATCGAAGAGGGCAAAGAACCATTCGCTTTCGCTTCAGACTGCCGCGAAGGTATTTGCGGTACCTGTGGTCTGATGGTTAATGGCCGCCCACACGGTTTGGAAAAGAACAAGCCTTCTTGCCACCAGCGTCTAGAAAGCGTTGCTGATGGTGCGACCTTGAAGATTGAACCTTTCCGATCCGCTGCATACCCAGTGATTAAGGATATGGTCGTCGACCGTTCCGCACTTGATCGCGTGATGCAAGAAGGCGGCTACGTTTCGGTGAACGCTGGTACCGCGCCTGATGCGGATACCTTGCACATGAACCACCAAACCGCTGAGCTTGCACTTGATCACGCAGCGTGTATCGGCTGTGGTGCTTGCGTCGCTGCCTGCCCGAACGGTGCAGCCCACCTATTTACTGGTGCGAAGCTAGTTCACCTTTCGCTTATGCCATTGGGTAAGGAAGAACGTGGACGTCGTGCCCGTAAGATGGTTGACGAGTTGGAAACCAACTTTGGACACTGCTCCTTATATGGCGAGTGTGCTGATGTTTGCCCAGCAGGTATTCCATTGACCGCTGTTGCCGCGATCAATAAGGAACGCGCCCGCGCAGCATTTAGCGCCAAGGATCATTAATCACCCTCATAAGGTAGTACTGCGCTGACACTATTAGCGCAGTACTTATGCAGGGGTTATCCTTAACGGTACAACTACTAGAGAAAGGGCTGTCCATGGCAGGAACGACCGTTGATAACAAAGGCTATCCAGTTTTTTCCGGTCGCATGGAGTACATCGACGGGTACGATCCAGTCAGCCTGTATGCACCGCATTCTTCTTTGCAACGCATGAGCACCTGGTTAGGCATGGGAATGATTTTGACCTCCCTAGCCGGATTAGGAACGTTCGTATTTGGTCTCGGTTCCGGACTCGTTGGCACTCAAGAACACTACCTGGCATACACCATCGGTGGTGCTGTTGCGGCAGCAATTTTGATTATCGGTGGCTTTGCGCTCATTTACCGTGGGCGTCGTTACTACCGGCAGTACCGCGCAGAGACTGGACGCGTGAACTAATTTAGCTTGACACCTCCTGATAAGAAAAGGCTCCCTCGGGAGCCTTTTCTTTATTAGCGAACAGATTGGGAAACCACCAATAAAGCAGGAATAATCGGATCCATGACTACGATGCCGTCACTGAGCGCCGAATCGGAAGCACAAAAACGCGCCAGTTTAAGAAAACATAAAAATATCGCGCTTGCTTTTTTGGTCGGTGCGGCCGTGATCTTTTTTATCTGTAAAGTTTTTGAAGCACGCGGTTATGAAAGTTTTTGGTTGGGCTTGGTAGAAGCCGGTGCCGAGGCGGGGATGGTTGGTGGCCTGGCGGACTGGTTCGCTGTGACAGCTCTTTTTCGTTACCCCTTGGGTTTAAGATTTATTCCGCATGTGGCTATTATCCCGCATGCTAAAGACAAAATTGGCGACGAGCTCACACAATTTATTCGCTCAAACTTTTTAACTACTGATCAGATTCTTGGCAAAATTAATGAGTTTGATATACCGCATCAAGCCGGGGAGTGGCTTCGGGAAAGTGAAAACGCCAACAAGCTTTCTGGATATATGGGTAGTTTTGTGCTTTATGCGGTCAACAACATTAATTCTGATGATGCTCAGGCAGTGATCCAGCATGGGGTCGTCGAAAAGCTGGCGGAGCCTGAATGGGGACCACTTATTGGCAAAGCAGGACGCAAGCTTATCGCTGATGGACACATCGAGCCATTGATTGATGATCTTATTGAGTGGGCTTATGGCAAGGTCATTGATTCGGGCGATTTCTTTGCCAAGATTACTAGGGATAAGTTGCCCAATTGGACGCCATCATTTGTCAATGAAATAGCTACTGAGAAAGTTCATAAGGAAGCAATCAAGTGGGTGGCGGAAATTCAAGCGGATCCAAACCACGATGCCCGTATCGCATTGCGTCGTTTTTTGAATCAGCTTACTGAGGATCTACAAACTGATCCGGAAATGATTGCCAAAGTTGAACGCATTAAAAATGACATTATGGCTAGCGATTCTGTTGTTCAAGCAGGGGCCACGCTGTGGGAAGCGGGTGTGCGTACGCTCACAGAAGCGATGGAAGATCCGCAGAGTTTGGTGCGAATTAAAATTGCTGATTTTGCTCGTTCTGCAGGTGAAAAGCTTATCGACGATCCTATGTGGCGCGATGCGGCACACAACTATATTCAACGCGTGGTCGGATACGTTGCGGATCGGCATATGGGCGATATTATTTCGATTATTTCGGATCAGATTCGCGGCTGGGAGGCCAAAGAAGCCAGCGAGAAAATTGAGTTAATGGTGGGCAAAGATCTGCAATATATCCGCATTAACGGCACAGTAGTTGGTGCTTTGGCTGGTGTCGTTATTTATTGTGTAGGTTATTTAATATTGCTGTTGTCGTAAAAATACCTGGATAGGAAATTATGGTTGCTTTTGT
This DNA window, taken from Corynebacterium kutscheri, encodes the following:
- a CDS encoding polysaccharide biosynthesis protein; its protein translation is MRYMTLATIIAGISGFVVIIVAAWAFGDNTAKAEEFTAYWGLFFAGTGVLTGLMQETTRTVATPSQVENRARPMVVGIWIALAIAVVMATTGWWWAPQIISEHRLPGIFLLSLGLGSYTIQAVVGGILSGKKLWSRYALLITLDTGSRMVLAIIAWLLGWQLLAFMVITVMGAVSWVIILATRPGIDVYADIDTRRFVRRALTSMAASGATAVLIVGFPTIVKFVHSEPSTVPAAAIIYAVTLTRAPLLVPLQQFQSTLIVRFVHGSPVRTPLLIVWVCGILGSITAYALGPWLMVTILGSAYAIPAWLLGALTIGATCTASLMITSAAALAREQHGTYLLGWVVATLIAVIVLATNLPLEIASCAALTLGPLSGLGVQLCGVGDRKQEKSTV
- a CDS encoding prolyl oligopeptidase family serine peptidase, with translation MLTFMDLLRIDDPAACQWAKKWSQKTQQFCDPTLQQRFLDQLNRDDRITYVTRRGKWLYNFWCDAKNPRGLWRRTTDMCTWEVLIDVDKLAKEEGENWVWKGAHVRFPEADLALVRLSRGGSDAVVIREFDIEARIFTDDFYVPEAKSEISWIDADTVLISTDFGQGSLTNSGYPARSHLWRRGQKLADSEEFFSGHADDLMISAWADTDPGFQRLFAHRQIDFYSQRTFLHTPQGLQIIEVAQDCSISVFRHWLFLLPRSEFLGIPAGGIGVCNFDEFLAGNRTVHVLFTPTPTSSVQTLDFTNSRVLVTILDNVSSHIIAYDLETFTPCPIELPPLVTARVVATDRFSEEVFIATSSFTQPETLYRNGEIVASAPQLFRTNGLETRQYWARSADGTRIPYFITGRFDGPHKALVYAYGGFEISLVPQYSGLLGPWLEAGNYYVQANLRGGGEFGPSWHEQAIKNNRVVCYEDHYAVICDLVERGFSTPEQIAIRGGSNGGLLTAVALTRYPEAFGAAVIQVPLTDMMRYHTLLAGASWMAEYGDPEGAEKETLRSYSPLHNISDRPYPPALITTSTRDDRVHPAHARLFAQALQEAGKRVDYYENTEGGHAGAANNEQIAFMNALVYGWLNTMLE
- a CDS encoding alpha/beta hydrolase, translating into MKLRTVAATIAAVSLLISTPAGAAELTPQQLASADKATVKQYTNESVSPAWRDKIDNERVVEMWATSPSMNNREIPLVVIKAAHENRPTIYLLNGGDGGEGRANWVMQTDVIDFYKEKDVNVIIPMSGKFSYYTDWASENEHLGGRQMWETFLTKELPATIEPMLKANNQRAITGMSMSATTSLLYAQHNPGFYDAVGSFSGCPGSSSPLGVLSIKLTLDRGKATPEQMWGPIGSEAWIYNDALTNAEKLRGTAVYVSNATGLAGTWDLPGLSPRLQKLDPATASATSAATIIEGGAIEAVTNACTHQLKTKLDSLGIPADFNLRNTGTHSWGYWQDDLRGSWETFARAWGI
- the lpdA gene encoding dihydrolipoyl dehydrogenase, which codes for MTEHYDVVVLGAGPGGYVSAIRAAQLGKKVAVVEKQYWGGVCLNVGCIPSKALLKNAEVAHIFNHEKKTFGISGDVSFDFGAAHARSRKVSEGIVKGVHYLMKKNKITEIDGLGSFKDAHTLEITEGSDAGKTITFDNCIIATGSVVRSLPGVEIGGNIVSFEEQILKSEAPKSMVIVGAGAIGMEFAYVLANYGVDITIVEFMDRVLPNEDKDVSKEIAKQYKKLGVKLLTGHKTTAIRDNGTGVEVDVESKDGSKSETISADRVMVSIGFAPRVDGYGLENTGVKLTERGAIDIDEEMRTNVPHIFAIGDVTAKLQLAHVAEAQGVVAAEVIAGVETQLLGDYMNMPRATFCNPQVASFGYTEEQAKEKFADREIKVATFPFSANGKAQGLAEAVGFVKIIADGEFGEIIGAHMVGPSVSELLPELTLAQRFDLTAEEIGRNVHTHPTLSEAMKEAAEGIMGHMINL
- a CDS encoding succinate dehydrogenase cytochrome b subunit; amino-acid sequence: MTVNNIDRDAIAHGKITEKPLRERPKLPTWALKLGMAVTGLIFAAFVVFHMVGNLKVFLPHYEDGTHPIDIYGEWLRNLLYPLLPHETFLWIFRLTLLAAIILHIYGAFALTARSHKSRGKFRRTNMTGGFNTFATSTMLVTGIILLAFIIFHILDLTAGVAPAATDVFEHGEIYANMVASFSRWPVTIFYIIAMVVLFLHLSHGIWLAISDLGITGKRWRAVLLACAYIVPAIVMIGNISIPLSIALGWVG
- a CDS encoding fumarate reductase/succinate dehydrogenase flavoprotein subunit produces the protein MSTYSDTARPAFNHPESIVPGVRPGTVLDSHEPHGVPKKEMWEYQKNHMELVSPLNRRKFHILVVGTGLSGGGAAAALGELGYNVKVFTYHDAPRRAHSIAAQGGVNSARGKKVDNDGAYRHVKDTIKGGDYRGRESDCWRLAYESVRVIDHMNAIGAPFAREYGGALATRSFGGVQVSRTYYTRGQTGQQLQLSTASALQRQIHLGTVEIFTHNDMHDLIITEKDGQKRCEGLIMRNMISGELVAHTGHAVILATGGYGNVFHMSTLAKNSNAGAIMRAYEHGAYFASPSFIQFHPTGLPVNSEWQAKTILMSESLRNDGRVWSPIVAGDDRDPNTIPEEERDYFLERRYPAFGNLVPRDVASRAISQQINKGLGVGPLHNAAYLDFRDSIERLGQSTIRERYSNLFQMYEEAIGENPYTVPMRIAPTCHFTMGGLWTDFNEMTSIPGLFAAGECSWTYHGANRLGANSLLSASVDGWFTLPFSVPNFLAGHLGEERLSDDAPEVKAALARAQARIDRLMNIKGDNPHGPEYYHRQLGEILYFSCGVARNIEDLKSGIEKIRALRKDFWANMRMVGRTDEMNQVLEYAMRVADYIDLGELMCVDALDRDESCGAHFRDDHLSEEGEAERDDENWCFVSAWEPGKAEGEFIRHAEPLTFESIPLMTRNYK
- a CDS encoding succinate dehydrogenase/fumarate reductase iron-sulfur subunit; translated protein: MKLHLEIWRQAGPNDEGHFESVTVEDAVAQMSILELLDHVNSGLIEEGKEPFAFASDCREGICGTCGLMVNGRPHGLEKNKPSCHQRLESVADGATLKIEPFRSAAYPVIKDMVVDRSALDRVMQEGGYVSVNAGTAPDADTLHMNHQTAELALDHAACIGCGACVAACPNGAAHLFTGAKLVHLSLMPLGKEERGRRARKMVDELETNFGHCSLYGECADVCPAGIPLTAVAAINKERARAAFSAKDH